From Symphalangus syndactylus isolate Jambi chromosome X, NHGRI_mSymSyn1-v2.1_pri, whole genome shotgun sequence, the proteins below share one genomic window:
- the LOC129475367 gene encoding T-complex protein 11-like X-linked protein 2, with translation MVMLFSFFPESRPDVFSVTDLIETVNEVSKLSISHEIVVNQDFYVEETILPPNSVEGRFAEAMYNAFWNHLKEQLLSTPPDFTCALELLKDVKENRLRNEIEEALDTDLLKQEAEHGALDVPHLSNHILNLMALLCAPVRDEAIQKLETITDPVQLLRGIFRVLGLMKMDMVNSTIQSFRPYLQEHSIQYEQTKFQELLDKQPILLDYTTKLLTKAATDITTLRPSSPDSPSSSCSMACSLPNGAGNNSEPPSPTMVLYQGYLNLLLWDPENEEFPETLLMDGIRLQELAFQLHQLTVLASVLLVARSFSGEVLFSSPEFVDRLKCITKALTEEFISRPEETMLSVSEQVSQEVHQGLKDMGLTTLSSENTASLVSLRACLYHLPPQPLESAPSHRYITSFPSCSLGMGVAGGQDLKECCMEGNSEIIKGMMPLKPHEQTTRTNGIHICKDQQQLCTRAEGRCYKQGLQG, from the exons ATggttatgcttttttcttttttcccagagAGCAGACCTGATGTCTTTTCTGTCACAGATCTGATAGAGACAGTTAATGAAGTTTCCAAGCTGAGCATTTCCCATGAAATTGTAGTAAACCAAGATTTCTATGTGGAAGAGACCATTTTACCTCCAAACAG TGTAGAAGGCAGGTTTGCAGAGGCAATGTACAATGCTTTTTGGAACCATCTGAAAGAACAGCTATTGAGTACTCCTCCTGACTTCACTTGTGCTCTTGAACTTCTAAAAGATGTTAAGGAG AACcgcctaagaaatgagatagaagaAGCTCTGGACACAGATCTCCTCAAGCAGGAAGCAGAACATGGGGCCCTGGATGTCCCTCATCTTTCTAACCACATTCTCAATTTGATGGCTCTGCTATGTGCACCAGTTCGAGATGAAGCGATACAGAAACTAGAGACCATAACAGATCCAGTGCAGTTACTGAG GGGCATCTTCCGTGTTCTGGGCCTAATGAAAATGGACATGGTGAACTCTACCATCCAGAGCTTTCGACCCTACCTGCAGGAGCATTCCATCCAGTATGAACAAACTAAATTCCAGGAACTCCTTGATAAACAGCCCA TTCTCCTGGATTATACCACAAAATTGCTAaccaaagcagccacagacatcACTACACTACGTCCGAGTTCTCCTGACTCACCTAGCTCCTCCTGCAGCATGGCGTGTTCACTTCCAAACGGGGCAGGTAACAACTCAGAGCCCCCCAGTCCAACAATGGTGCTATACCAAGGCTACCTGAACCTCCTCCTCTGGGATCCTGAAAACGAAGAATTCCCGGAG ACTCTGCTGATGGATGGAATCCGGCTCCAGGAACTGGCGTTCCAGTTGCACCAGTTAACTGTCCTGGCCTCAGTCTTGCTAGTGGCCAGAAGCTTCTCTGGTGAAGTTTTATTCAGCTCACCTGAATTTGTGGATAGACTGAAATGCATCACCAAGGCCCTAACTGAGGAATTTATCTCCAG GCCTGAAGAGACTATGCTGAGTGTGAGTGAACAGGTGTCTCAGGAAGTCCATCAAGGCCTTAAGGACATGGGCCTCACTACTCTGAGCAGTGAAAACACAGCGTCTCTGGTTTCCCTCAGGGCGTGCCTATATCACCTCCCTCCTCAACCCCTAGAAAGTGCGCCCTCTCACCGTTACATCACCAGCTTTCCTTCATGCAGTTTAGG GATGGGGGTTGCAGGAGGGCAGGATCTCAAGGAGTGCTGCATGGAGGGGAATTCTGAGATCATTAAGGGAATGATGCCATTAAAGCCTCATGAGCAGACAACTAGGACGAATGGAATCCATATTTGCAAAGATCAGCAGCAGTTATGCACTAGGGCTGAGGGCAGGTGCTATAAGCAGGGACTCCAAGGGTAA